Proteins encoded within one genomic window of Glandiceps talaboti chromosome 3, keGlaTala1.1, whole genome shotgun sequence:
- the LOC144432552 gene encoding transmembrane protein 39A-like has protein sequence MPGGRRGPGRPPITRTVPPPVQTLGGSQSATLRQRNGPNMVIGNAPVTTTLITITPIKHQQIPDLPTDNNLFFEMTVFFYLVMALFLQYINIYRTVWWLPHSPANTALNFYLIDLHLVVFIVVILTRRLVWKMVREFYSSLEVKAVMFWVAQILKCTVIMMLLATLIWTLVNMFLNNSVLNLLFLAYPLVSYFLLYGSTLEPNKMMSQSSSSCDSKQAKEESQQLKAVRELSDVILPYHKCTLSPDSIRYEADYLRCDFNARIKQILFNSMVCAYYVGFVPVCFVQNTLYFDVWWSCQHIGFVWLNSFVMFTAHFMPSKYCDVLHRCALHLGKWQKIDHGYSNTPQHVWSDMTVWPQGVLVRYNKGLYKAMGPQNVAYPADSSHARFYFMFHKPLRLLNWLIILQFLLIFYQLYLLLRSTFWNHIITLSLMLFSNYYIIFKLLRDRFVLSRVYSCKEEK, from the exons GAATGGTCCCAATATGGTGATTGGTAATGCTCCTGTAACAACAACACTTATCACAATTACTCCAATAAAGCATCAACAAATCCCAGACCTGCCAACTGACAACAATCTATTCTTTGAAATGACTGTCTTCTTCTATCTGGTTATGGCATTATTTTTACAGTATATCAACATCTATAGAACTGTTTGGTGGTTGCCACACTCTCCAGCCAACACTGCACTG aACTTTTATTTGATAGACTTGCATTTGGTTGTCTTCATTGTGGTGATACTGACAAGGAGATTGGTTTGGAAAATGGTACGAGAG TTTTACAGTTCATTAGAAGTAAAAGCAGTCATGTTTTGGGTTGCACAGATTTTGAAATGTACCGTCATCATGATGTTACTGGCCACATTGATATGGACTCTTGTCAACATGTTCTTGAACAACTCAGTACTCAATTTACTCTTCTTAGCATACCC ACTTGTGTCTTATTTCTTGCTATATGGATCAACCCTTGAACCCAACAAAATGATGAGTCAGTCGTCATCAAGCTGTGACTCCAAACAAGCCAAGGAAGAAAGTCAACAATTGAAAGCCGTCAGAGAACTAAGTGATGTCATCTTGCCATACCATAAATGTACATTATCACCAGACTCTATTCGCTATGAAGCCGACTACTTAAGATGTGATTTTAATGCCAGAATTAAACAAATTTTATTTAACTCCATGGTGTGTGCCTACTATGTAGGTTTTGTACCAGTGTGTTTTGTTCAG AATACTTTATACTTTGACGTTTGGTGGTCATGTCAACATATTGGCTTTGTCTGGTTAAATTCCTTTGTAATGTTTACTGCTCACTTCATGCCGTCAAAATATTGTGATGTGTTACATCGATGTGCCCTTCATCTTGGTAAATGGCAGAAGATTGACCATGGATACAGTAACACACCACAACATGT CTGGTCTGACATGACAGTGTGGCCACAAGGAGTATTAGTGCGGTATAATAAAGGCCTATACAAAGCAATGGGACCACAAAATGTTGCCTATCCAGCTGACAGTTCACACGCAAGATTTTAT TTCATGTTTCACAAACCACTACGGCTGCTCAACTGGTTGATAATCTTACAGTTTCTTCTGATATTTTACCAGCTGTATTTGTTACTACGGTCGACATTCTGGAATCatattataactttatcacTCATGTTGTTTTCAAACTATTACATAATCTTTAAACTGCTCAGAGATCGCTTTGTGCTAAGCAGAGTGTATTCTTGTAAGGAAGAAAagtaa